Proteins encoded in a region of the Streptomyces sp. NBC_01471 genome:
- a CDS encoding glycine betaine/L-proline ABC transporter ATP-binding protein: MTATAPTAPSGDGDRPDGASAAAREKRDTVFSVRNLWKVFGPRAERIPGDSSLAGLTGEELRQRTGCTAAVRDVSFDVHEGEVFVVMGLSGSGKSTLVRCLTRLIEPTSGDLTMDGEDVRALDKTKLRELRRHRAAMVFQHFGLLPHRTVLDNVAYGLEIQGMGRAERRTKAAEFIEKVGLTGLEHRRPSELSGGQQQRVGLARALAVDPEVLLFDEPFSALDPLIRRDMQEEVVRLHRDEGRTMVFITHDLSEALTLGDRIALMRDGRIVQLGTPEEIVGSPADDYVRDFVRDVPREQVLTVRRAMRPAQGAEAEEGESVAPGTLISDAIDTVVRSGGAVRVVEGDRCLGIVDHACLLAVVARLDESPAESGVAA, encoded by the coding sequence ATGACAGCGACCGCCCCCACCGCCCCCTCCGGCGACGGCGACCGGCCCGACGGCGCGTCGGCCGCGGCGCGGGAGAAGCGCGACACCGTCTTCTCCGTCCGCAATCTGTGGAAGGTCTTCGGCCCCAGGGCCGAGCGGATCCCCGGCGACAGCTCGCTGGCCGGGCTGACCGGCGAGGAGCTGCGGCAGCGCACCGGCTGCACCGCCGCCGTGCGCGACGTCTCCTTCGACGTCCACGAGGGCGAGGTCTTCGTGGTCATGGGCCTGTCCGGCTCCGGCAAGTCGACGCTGGTGCGCTGTCTGACCCGGCTCATCGAGCCGACCAGCGGCGACCTCACCATGGACGGCGAGGACGTCCGCGCCCTGGACAAAACCAAGCTGCGCGAACTGCGCCGCCACCGCGCCGCCATGGTCTTCCAGCACTTCGGCCTGCTCCCGCACCGCACGGTCCTGGACAACGTCGCCTACGGCCTGGAGATCCAGGGCATGGGCCGGGCCGAACGCCGCACCAAGGCAGCCGAGTTCATCGAGAAGGTCGGCCTGACGGGCCTGGAGCACCGGCGGCCGAGCGAACTCTCCGGTGGCCAGCAGCAGCGGGTCGGCCTGGCCCGCGCGCTCGCCGTGGACCCCGAAGTCCTGCTCTTCGACGAGCCGTTCAGCGCGCTCGACCCGCTCATCCGGCGGGACATGCAGGAAGAGGTCGTCCGGCTGCACCGGGACGAGGGCCGCACCATGGTCTTCATCACCCACGACCTGTCCGAGGCGCTGACCCTCGGCGACCGCATCGCGCTGATGCGCGACGGCCGGATCGTCCAGCTCGGCACGCCCGAGGAGATCGTCGGCTCGCCGGCCGACGACTACGTCCGCGACTTCGTACGCGACGTCCCGCGCGAACAGGTTCTCACCGTCCGCCGTGCCATGCGCCCGGCGCAGGGCGCTGAGGCCGAAGAGGGCGAGTCGGTGGCCCCCGGCACGCTCATATCCGACGCCATCGACACCGTCGTCCGCTCCGGGGGCGCCGTCCGCGTCGTCGAGGGGGACCGGTGCCTCGGCATCGTGGACCACGCCTGCCTGCTCGCCGTCGTCGCCCGTCTCGACGAGAGCCCGGCCGAGAGCGGGGTGGCCGCCTGA
- a CDS encoding ABC transporter permease, translated as MTAATAAPVRADSPAAPGRAARLRAALLHRGPGKLLVLAVAAAVLVPIANAFWSSGLWPGALTVDLSAPLGHVSDWIIDNRDTHPVFLYFLGYLSNAVVIAVRAVYLVLLALGWTGVTAAVTLVAWRVAGWRIAATALVSLLVSGMLDMWVPTMQTLALMVVAVIASAVVGAVLGLAGGLSDRLFRILRPVLDTMQVLPAFAYLLPVVLVFGIGVPAALLATVVYAAPPMARLTALGLRGADAGVLEAVASLGSTARQRLVTARLPLARKELLLGLNQTIMMALSMVVIASLIGAAGLGDRVYQALASVDVGGALAAAIPIVLLAIVMDRTTAAAGARLGSEPSGPPALRGWRGWALAAVVTAVVAVAGRLAGSTLWPGGTTVAIARPVNDFKEWMVDHLYSGVPVVGGTADWAAHFTSWVLDPLRDGLTGLPWWGALLIVAALAWLIGTWQTALTAVLALCAIGVLGMWKPSMDTLSQVLAALVVTLVVGFAVGILAAGSRRTEAVLRPVLDVMQTMPQFVYLIPVVALFAVGRAPAAAAAVVYALPAVIRITTQGLRQVDPAAVEAARSLGATRMQTLRQVQLPLARPALLLAVNQGVVLVLAVVIIGGLVGGGALGYDVVTGLATGDLAIGLVAGVAIVCLGLMLDRVTQPTERRTRKGA; from the coding sequence ATGACGGCCGCCACTGCCGCTCCCGTCCGCGCCGACAGCCCGGCCGCACCGGGCAGGGCGGCCAGGCTCCGGGCCGCGCTGCTCCACCGCGGCCCGGGCAAGCTCCTCGTGCTCGCCGTCGCCGCCGCCGTCCTGGTGCCGATCGCGAACGCCTTCTGGTCCAGTGGACTGTGGCCCGGTGCGCTCACCGTGGACCTCTCGGCACCGCTGGGCCACGTCAGCGACTGGATCATCGACAACCGCGACACCCACCCGGTGTTCCTGTACTTCCTCGGCTATCTGAGCAACGCCGTGGTCATCGCCGTACGCGCCGTCTACCTGGTGCTGCTCGCCCTCGGCTGGACCGGAGTCACCGCCGCGGTCACCCTCGTGGCCTGGCGGGTGGCCGGCTGGCGCATCGCCGCCACCGCACTGGTCTCCCTGCTGGTCAGCGGGATGCTGGACATGTGGGTGCCGACCATGCAGACGCTCGCGCTGATGGTGGTGGCCGTCATCGCCTCCGCCGTCGTCGGGGCGGTCCTGGGGCTGGCGGGCGGTCTCTCCGACCGGCTGTTCCGCATCCTGCGCCCGGTGCTCGACACCATGCAGGTGCTGCCGGCCTTCGCCTATCTGCTGCCGGTGGTCCTGGTGTTCGGCATCGGTGTGCCTGCCGCGCTGCTCGCCACCGTCGTCTACGCGGCGCCGCCGATGGCCCGCCTCACGGCGCTCGGGCTGCGCGGGGCCGACGCCGGGGTCCTGGAGGCCGTCGCCTCGCTCGGCTCCACCGCCCGCCAGCGACTGGTCACCGCCCGGCTGCCACTGGCCCGCAAGGAACTGCTCCTCGGCCTCAACCAGACCATCATGATGGCGCTCTCGATGGTCGTCATCGCCTCACTCATCGGAGCCGCCGGTCTCGGCGACCGCGTCTACCAGGCGCTCGCCTCCGTGGACGTCGGAGGGGCACTGGCCGCGGCCATCCCGATCGTGCTGCTCGCCATCGTCATGGACCGCACCACCGCAGCTGCCGGGGCCCGCCTCGGCAGCGAGCCCTCCGGGCCCCCGGCCCTGCGCGGCTGGCGCGGCTGGGCCCTCGCGGCCGTCGTCACCGCGGTCGTCGCGGTGGCCGGCCGGCTGGCCGGCTCCACCCTCTGGCCCGGCGGAACCACCGTGGCCATCGCGCGGCCCGTCAACGACTTCAAGGAGTGGATGGTCGACCACCTCTACTCCGGAGTCCCCGTCGTCGGCGGCACCGCCGACTGGGCCGCGCACTTCACCTCCTGGGTCCTGGACCCGCTCAGGGACGGGCTGACCGGCCTGCCCTGGTGGGGCGCACTGCTGATCGTCGCTGCCCTGGCCTGGCTGATCGGCACCTGGCAGACCGCCCTGACCGCGGTACTCGCGCTCTGCGCCATCGGCGTCCTCGGCATGTGGAAGCCGTCCATGGACACGCTCTCGCAGGTCCTGGCCGCGCTGGTCGTCACCCTCGTCGTCGGCTTCGCCGTCGGGATCCTCGCGGCGGGCAGCCGCCGCACCGAAGCCGTACTGCGCCCGGTCCTGGACGTCATGCAGACCATGCCGCAGTTCGTGTACCTCATCCCGGTGGTGGCGCTCTTCGCCGTGGGCCGCGCCCCGGCAGCCGCCGCCGCGGTCGTCTACGCGCTGCCCGCCGTCATCCGCATCACCACCCAGGGCCTTCGCCAGGTCGACCCGGCCGCGGTGGAGGCCGCCAGGTCGCTCGGCGCCACGCGGATGCAGACACTGCGCCAGGTCCAGCTGCCGCTGGCCCGCCCGGCGCTGCTCCTTGCCGTCAACCAGGGCGTGGTGCTCGTGCTCGCCGTGGTCATCATCGGCGGCCTGGTGGGCGGCGGGGCGCTCGGCTACGACGTCGTCACCGGACTGGCCACCGGCGACCTCGCCATCGGCCTCGTCGCCGGCGTGGCCATCGTCTGCCTCGGCCTGATGCTCGACCGGGTCACCCAGCCCACCGAACGCCGCACCCGGAAGGGGGCCTGA
- a CDS encoding ABC transporter substrate-binding protein: MTRTPTRGARRATTALAALASGALLVSLSGCGAADMTKQSSPFAAAKGAKSVTLSVQSWVGAQANVAVAKYLLEHQLGYRVDTVQVDEIPAWDALSQGRVDAILEDWGHPDQEKRYVKDKKTITAGGDLGVTGHIGWFVPKYWADKHPDVTDWKNLNKYAGQLRTAESGSKGQLMDGSPSYVTNDKALVKNLKLDYDVVFAGSEAAQITQIQQFAKEKKPFLSYWYEPQWLFNQVPMKEVKLPPYTAKCADKGVKDPKSIDCAYPSTPLQKYFNTEFTRTGGSAATFLKNFKWTKNDQNKVSAMIASQGLSADEAARRWVDQNPDIWKKWLPGKK; this comes from the coding sequence GTGACCCGTACACCCACCCGTGGCGCACGCCGTGCCACGACCGCCCTCGCCGCCCTGGCTTCGGGCGCCCTGCTGGTCTCGCTCAGCGGCTGCGGAGCCGCCGACATGACCAAGCAGTCCTCGCCGTTCGCCGCGGCCAAGGGCGCCAAGTCCGTCACGCTCTCCGTGCAGAGCTGGGTCGGCGCCCAGGCCAACGTGGCCGTCGCGAAGTATCTGCTCGAACACCAGCTGGGCTACCGGGTCGACACGGTCCAGGTGGACGAGATCCCCGCCTGGGACGCCCTCAGCCAGGGCCGCGTCGACGCGATCCTGGAGGACTGGGGCCACCCCGACCAGGAGAAGCGGTACGTCAAGGACAAGAAGACGATCACCGCGGGCGGCGACCTGGGAGTCACCGGCCACATCGGCTGGTTCGTCCCGAAGTACTGGGCGGACAAGCACCCCGATGTCACCGACTGGAAGAACCTCAACAAGTACGCCGGTCAGCTGCGTACGGCGGAGAGCGGCAGCAAGGGCCAGCTCATGGACGGTTCGCCCTCCTACGTCACGAACGACAAGGCGCTGGTGAAGAACCTCAAGCTGGACTACGACGTGGTGTTCGCGGGGTCGGAGGCCGCGCAGATCACCCAGATCCAGCAGTTCGCCAAGGAGAAGAAGCCCTTCCTCAGCTACTGGTACGAGCCGCAGTGGCTCTTCAACCAGGTACCGATGAAGGAGGTCAAGCTTCCTCCGTACACCGCGAAGTGCGCGGACAAGGGGGTCAAGGACCCCAAGTCCATTGACTGCGCCTATCCCTCGACGCCCCTGCAGAAGTACTTCAACACCGAGTTCACCAGGACGGGCGGCAGCGCCGCGACGTTCCTGAAGAACTTCAAGTGGACGAAGAACGACCAGAACAAGGTCTCCGCGATGATCGCCTCGCAGGGGCTCTCGGCCGACGAGGCGGCCAGGCGCTGGGTGGACCAGAACCCGGACATCTGGAAGAAGTGGCTCCCCGGGAAGAAGTAG
- a CDS encoding VOC family protein, giving the protein MLTTHYVPGAPNWLDLGAPDIDAAVAFYTGVFDWTFQSAGPDAGGYGFFQKGGRTVGAVGPLTAEGASAAWTVYFHTADAEATGRAVEQAGGTVRFPATDVFTAGRMAGFTDSTGAEFAVWQPRDVQGLEAVMEPDTMCWTELHTTDAAAAKAFYRAVFSWSDQDMSMGDGMVYTVVSAPGGGKGDDTSHGGIMQLPKENADAGATSEWHPYFGVEDCDATFAAATGRGATALMPPSNAPGVGRLALLRDPDGAVFALIKGDPSMT; this is encoded by the coding sequence GTGCTGACGACCCACTATGTCCCTGGTGCGCCGAACTGGCTCGACCTCGGCGCCCCGGACATCGACGCAGCCGTCGCCTTCTACACCGGCGTGTTCGACTGGACCTTCCAGTCGGCCGGCCCCGACGCCGGCGGCTACGGCTTCTTCCAGAAGGGCGGCAGGACCGTCGGAGCCGTCGGCCCGCTGACGGCGGAGGGCGCGAGCGCCGCGTGGACGGTCTACTTCCACACCGCCGACGCCGAAGCCACCGGCCGCGCCGTCGAGCAGGCAGGCGGAACGGTCCGCTTCCCGGCGACGGACGTCTTCACCGCCGGCCGGATGGCGGGCTTCACCGACTCGACGGGCGCCGAGTTCGCCGTCTGGCAGCCGCGCGACGTACAGGGTCTGGAGGCCGTCATGGAGCCGGACACGATGTGCTGGACGGAGCTGCACACCACCGACGCGGCAGCGGCGAAGGCCTTCTACCGCGCGGTCTTCTCCTGGAGTGACCAGGACATGTCCATGGGGGACGGCATGGTCTACACCGTCGTGTCCGCGCCCGGCGGTGGCAAGGGCGACGACACCAGCCACGGCGGCATCATGCAGCTCCCGAAGGAGAACGCGGACGCCGGGGCGACATCGGAGTGGCACCCGTACTTCGGCGTCGAGGACTGCGACGCCACGTTCGCCGCGGCCACCGGACGCGGGGCCACGGCCCTGATGCCGCCGAGCAACGCTCCTGGAGTGGGACGCCTCGCGCTGCTCCGGGATCCGGACGGCGCGGTGTTCGCCCTGATCAAGGGCGATCCGTCGATGACCTGA
- a CDS encoding universal stress protein: MKPIITVGLDSRAESLSAARWAAREAQSRGAVLRILHARAVGPVRPADGSGQHDLPRWIVERARIVVDERCPGLPVTEELTDGDPVATLLEAAADSQAVVLGSRDMAPLASYYLGDIGLRVVARADAPVVLVRAREATGPVAEDGAVVLGLSLHGPCEALCEFAFDTAARRGVLLRAVHGRSLPEHAYSRSGVDSRVSGRTTERAQLELSEALRPWREKFPQVRTADRVRTESPAQAVVRGATGAGLLVVGRRRSRPALSPPVGHVLSSAVHHAPCPVAVVPHD; the protein is encoded by the coding sequence ATGAAGCCGATCATCACCGTGGGTCTGGACAGCAGGGCCGAGTCGCTCTCCGCGGCCCGCTGGGCCGCGCGCGAGGCGCAGTCGCGCGGCGCGGTGCTGCGCATCCTGCACGCACGGGCAGTGGGTCCGGTCCGGCCTGCGGACGGGAGCGGTCAGCACGATCTGCCCCGGTGGATCGTGGAGCGGGCACGCATCGTCGTGGACGAGCGCTGTCCCGGACTGCCCGTCACCGAGGAGCTGACGGACGGCGACCCGGTGGCGACCCTGCTGGAGGCGGCGGCCGATTCGCAGGCGGTGGTGCTCGGCTCCCGGGACATGGCGCCGCTGGCCAGTTACTACCTGGGCGACATCGGTCTGCGGGTGGTGGCGCGCGCCGACGCCCCCGTCGTCCTCGTCCGGGCGCGGGAAGCCACCGGCCCGGTGGCCGAGGACGGCGCCGTGGTGCTGGGTCTTTCGCTGCACGGGCCGTGCGAGGCGCTGTGCGAGTTCGCCTTCGACACCGCCGCCAGGCGCGGCGTCCTGCTGCGGGCCGTGCACGGCAGAAGCCTTCCGGAGCACGCGTACAGCCGGAGTGGCGTCGATTCGCGGGTTTCCGGGCGAACGACGGAGCGTGCCCAGCTGGAGCTGAGCGAAGCGCTGCGGCCCTGGCGGGAGAAGTTCCCCCAGGTACGCACGGCCGACCGGGTACGCACGGAGAGCCCGGCCCAGGCGGTCGTCCGCGGTGCCACGGGCGCCGGACTGCTGGTCGTGGGGCGGCGCAGGAGCAGGCCCGCGCTGTCGCCGCCGGTCGGCCACGTCCTGTCCTCGGCCGTACACCACGCGCCGTGCCCGGTGGCAGTCGTCCCGCACGACTGA
- a CDS encoding phosphoketolase gives MRETSTEAPAPVTDEELASLVAHWRAANYLAVGQIYLLDNPLLTEPLRPEHIKPRLLGHWGTSPGLNLVHTHLNRVARARGQDTVCVWGPGHGGPAVLANSWLEGSYSETYPDIGRDAAGMARLFRQFSFPGGVPSHVAPETPGSIHEGGELGYSLSHAYGAALDNPDLLVACVIGDGEAETGPLAGSWHSNKFLDPVYDGAVLPVLHLNGYKIANPAVLARIPEAELDELLRGYGHDVLHVTGADPDTVHRAMARAMDTALDRIARIQRAAREEGSTERPRWPLIVLRTPKGWTGPASVDGLPVEGTWRAHQVPLPGVRENPEHLRQLEMWLRSYRPEDLFDTAGRPRAEVLACVPDGPLRLGANPHTNGGLRLLDLPVPPLEEYAVEVVRPGATLHEPTRVLGDLLEAVMAATAERRDFRVVGPDETASNRLQALYGASGKAWQAETLGVDEHLDRHGRVMEILSEHTCQGWLEGYLLTGRHGLFSCYEAFVHIVDSMVNQHIKWLKVSRTLPWRRPIASLNYLLTSHVWRQDHNGFSHQDPGFVDHVLNKSPEVVRVYLPPDTNTLLSVAEHVLHSRDYVNVVVAGKQPCFDWLTLDEARAHCARGAGVWEWAGTEREGEEPDVVLACAGDVPTQEVLAAALLIRRHLPGLAVRVVNVVDLARLLPESEHPHGMSGRQYDALFTRDKPVIFAYHGYPWLIHRLAYHQAGHANLHVRGYKESGTTTTPFDMVVRNDLDRYRLVLDVIDRVPGLAVRATHARQTMEDARLRHHAWIREHGTDLPEVADWTWQPLPLDT, from the coding sequence ATGCGCGAGACCAGTACGGAAGCACCGGCCCCGGTAACCGACGAGGAACTCGCGTCACTGGTCGCCCACTGGCGGGCCGCCAACTATCTTGCGGTCGGCCAGATCTACCTCCTGGACAATCCGCTGCTCACCGAGCCGTTGCGGCCGGAACACATCAAACCCCGGCTGCTCGGCCACTGGGGCACCTCGCCCGGACTGAACCTGGTCCACACACACCTGAACCGCGTCGCCAGGGCGCGCGGCCAGGACACGGTGTGCGTCTGGGGGCCCGGGCACGGCGGTCCGGCCGTACTGGCCAACTCGTGGCTGGAGGGCAGCTACTCCGAGACGTACCCGGACATCGGCCGGGACGCGGCGGGCATGGCCCGGCTCTTCCGGCAGTTCTCCTTCCCCGGCGGTGTGCCCAGCCATGTCGCACCCGAGACACCCGGTTCGATCCACGAGGGCGGGGAACTGGGCTACTCGCTCTCCCACGCGTACGGCGCGGCCCTCGACAATCCGGATCTGCTCGTCGCCTGTGTCATCGGTGACGGTGAGGCGGAGACCGGCCCGCTCGCCGGGTCCTGGCACTCCAACAAGTTCCTCGATCCGGTGTACGACGGCGCGGTCCTTCCGGTCCTGCACCTGAACGGATACAAGATCGCCAATCCGGCGGTGCTGGCGCGCATTCCCGAAGCGGAGCTGGACGAGCTGCTCCGCGGCTACGGTCATGACGTCCTGCACGTCACCGGCGCCGATCCGGACACCGTCCACCGGGCCATGGCCCGGGCGATGGACACCGCACTGGACCGCATCGCCCGCATCCAGCGTGCCGCCCGCGAGGAGGGCAGCACCGAGCGCCCGCGCTGGCCGCTGATCGTGCTGCGTACGCCCAAGGGCTGGACCGGCCCCGCGAGCGTCGACGGACTGCCGGTCGAAGGCACCTGGCGGGCCCACCAGGTGCCGCTGCCCGGCGTCCGGGAGAACCCCGAGCACCTCAGGCAGCTGGAGATGTGGCTGCGCTCCTACCGGCCGGAGGACCTCTTCGACACCGCGGGCCGGCCCCGCGCCGAAGTCCTGGCCTGTGTCCCCGACGGGCCGCTGCGCCTCGGCGCCAACCCGCACACCAACGGCGGCCTGCGCCTGCTCGACCTGCCGGTACCGCCCCTGGAGGAGTACGCCGTCGAGGTCGTGCGGCCCGGCGCGACCCTGCACGAGCCGACCCGCGTCCTCGGCGATCTGCTGGAGGCGGTCATGGCGGCCACTGCGGAGCGACGTGACTTCCGTGTGGTGGGGCCCGACGAGACCGCGTCCAACCGGCTCCAGGCCCTGTACGGGGCCAGCGGCAAGGCATGGCAGGCGGAGACCCTCGGTGTCGACGAGCACCTGGACCGGCACGGCCGGGTGATGGAGATCCTCTCCGAACACACCTGCCAGGGCTGGCTGGAGGGCTACCTCCTCACCGGTCGGCACGGGCTCTTCTCCTGCTACGAAGCCTTCGTGCACATCGTCGACTCGATGGTCAACCAGCACATCAAGTGGCTGAAGGTGTCCCGCACCCTGCCCTGGCGCCGCCCCATCGCCTCCCTCAACTACCTGCTCACCTCGCATGTCTGGCGGCAGGACCACAACGGCTTCTCGCACCAGGACCCCGGCTTCGTCGACCACGTACTCAACAAGTCCCCGGAAGTCGTACGCGTCTACCTCCCGCCGGACACCAACACCCTGCTCTCCGTCGCCGAACACGTCCTGCACAGCCGCGACTACGTGAACGTCGTCGTGGCGGGCAAGCAGCCCTGCTTCGACTGGCTCACCCTCGACGAGGCGCGTGCCCACTGTGCGCGCGGGGCCGGGGTCTGGGAGTGGGCCGGTACCGAGCGGGAGGGCGAGGAGCCCGATGTCGTGCTGGCCTGCGCGGGCGACGTTCCCACCCAGGAGGTGCTGGCAGCGGCCCTGCTGATCCGCCGTCACCTCCCGGGTCTGGCGGTGCGGGTGGTGAACGTGGTCGACCTGGCCCGGCTGCTCCCGGAGTCGGAACACCCGCACGGGATGTCGGGCAGGCAGTACGACGCGCTGTTCACCCGCGACAAGCCGGTGATCTTCGCCTACCACGGCTACCCGTGGCTGATCCACCGCCTGGCCTACCACCAGGCCGGTCACGCGAACCTGCATGTGCGCGGCTACAAGGAGTCCGGGACCACGACCACCCCCTTCGACATGGTGGTCCGCAACGACCTGGACCGTTACCGGCTGGTCCTGGACGTCATCGACCGCGTCCCCGGACTCGCGGTGCGCGCGACCCACGCGCGCCAGACCATGGAGGACGCCCGCCTCAGGCACCACGCCTGGATCCGCGAGCACGGCACCGACCTCCCCGAGGTGGCCGACTGGACCTGGCAGCCGCTGCCCCTCGACACCTGA
- a CDS encoding ATP-binding protein: MSEFDGDASAARSDDEDDSAYRWSTPRIPEGVIDSRQRVRDAMLAWGEPEERTETAVLLVSELVTNSVRYSARSARVRCCLRRTCSRIRIQVWDAGGDGIPAQRRPPACETEPDGAARTGLSERGRGLLIVTALAADWGTCQDGGGRLVWADV, encoded by the coding sequence ATGTCTGAATTCGATGGTGATGCCTCTGCCGCACGCTCCGACGACGAGGACGACTCCGCCTACCGCTGGTCGACGCCGCGCATACCCGAGGGGGTCATCGACTCCCGACAGCGCGTCCGCGACGCCATGCTGGCCTGGGGCGAGCCGGAGGAACGGACGGAGACCGCGGTCCTGCTGGTCTCCGAACTCGTCACCAACTCCGTGCGCTACAGCGCCCGGTCCGCGCGGGTCCGCTGCTGCCTGCGCCGGACCTGCTCCCGGATAAGGATCCAGGTGTGGGACGCGGGCGGCGACGGCATTCCGGCCCAGCGCCGGCCACCGGCATGCGAGACCGAGCCGGACGGCGCCGCCAGGACCGGCCTGTCGGAACGCGGCCGGGGTCTCCTCATCGTCACCGCCCTGGCCGCCGACTGGGGCACCTGCCAGGACGGCGGAGGCCGGCTGGTCTGGGCCGACGTCTGA
- a CDS encoding DUF5753 domain-containing protein, with protein MRARSGPTLEHRVVAEQLRLARERAGCGLAAVAAALDLSEATVRRIERAETALDAGQVRDLLEYYHHPEGDARRIRASLVRANEPGWWHRWRDVLPAWQRDVIGIESSAAVIRMWHPALVPDLLRTPGYAAAVEAVRHPGAPPAVRARRTEFLRARQERFRERDAVLWGLIPEAALHTCVGSPDVMREQLDALRRATARPNITLQVMPLTAGPHALTGAPPLELLRLPVPEIPDHAVVGGPGGEVAVTQDRAAVSAYRMLMDSACGAAPAAGVVLPELFPR; from the coding sequence GTGAGAGCCCGCTCAGGCCCGACCCTGGAGCACCGTGTCGTCGCGGAACAGCTCCGCCTGGCCCGTGAGCGGGCCGGATGCGGGCTCGCGGCGGTCGCCGCCGCGCTGGACCTGTCCGAGGCCACCGTGCGGCGTATCGAGCGGGCGGAGACCGCGCTGGACGCCGGGCAGGTCAGGGACCTCCTGGAGTACTACCACCACCCCGAGGGCGACGCCCGGCGGATCAGGGCCAGCCTGGTCAGGGCGAACGAGCCCGGATGGTGGCACCGCTGGCGTGACGTCCTGCCCGCCTGGCAGCGGGACGTCATCGGTATCGAGTCGTCCGCCGCGGTGATCCGGATGTGGCACCCCGCACTGGTCCCCGACCTGCTGCGGACCCCCGGTTACGCCGCTGCCGTCGAGGCGGTCCGGCACCCGGGGGCCCCGCCTGCCGTACGGGCCCGGCGTACGGAGTTCCTCCGGGCCCGGCAGGAGCGGTTCCGTGAGCGGGACGCGGTCCTGTGGGGGCTGATCCCGGAGGCCGCGCTGCACACCTGCGTCGGCTCCCCGGATGTCATGCGGGAGCAGCTGGACGCCCTCCGGCGGGCGACCGCCCGCCCGAACATCACCCTCCAGGTGATGCCTCTGACGGCGGGGCCGCACGCACTGACCGGCGCCCCGCCGCTGGAGCTGCTACGGCTTCCCGTCCCGGAGATCCCGGACCACGCCGTCGTCGGCGGCCCCGGCGGTGAGGTCGCTGTCACCCAGGACCGCGCGGCGGTTTCCGCGTACCGGATGCTGATGGATTCCGCCTGCGGCGCGGCACCGGCCGCCGGCGTGGTGCTGCCCGAGCTGTTCCCGCGGTGA